The Lepidochelys kempii isolate rLepKem1 chromosome 5, rLepKem1.hap2, whole genome shotgun sequence genome window below encodes:
- the LOC140911719 gene encoding uncharacterized protein, which produces MKDRGHNRDPKQCRVKLKELRQAYQKTREANSRSGSEPQTCRFYDELHAILGGSATTTPAVLFDSFNGDGGNTEAGFGDEEDDDEEEVVDSSQQASGETGFPDSQELFLTLDLEPVPPEPTQGCLLDPAGGEGTSAACVSMITGSSPSQRLVKLRKKKKRTRDEMFSELMLSSHTDRAQTNAWRQIMSECRKAQNDREER; this is translated from the exons atgaaggacagaggccataacagggacccgaagcagtgccgcgtgaaactgaaggagctgaggcaagcctaccagaaaaccagagaggcgaacagccgctctgggtcagagccccaaacatgccgcttctatgatgagctgcatgccattttagggggttcagccaccactaccccagccgtgttgtttgactccttcaatggagatggaggcaatacagaagcaggttttggggacgaagaagatgatgatgaggaggaggttgtagatagctcacagcaagcaagcggagaaaccggttttcccgacagccaggaactgtttctcaccctagacctggagccagtaccccccgaacccacccaaggctgcctcctggacccagcaggcggagaagggacctctg ctgcatgtgtttcaatgatcacaggatcttctccttcccagaggctagtgaagcttagaaagaaaaaaaaacgcactcgcgatgaaatgttttccgagctcatgctgtcctcccacactgacagagcacagacgaatgcgtggaggcaaataatgtcagagtgcaggaaagcacaaaatgaccgggaggagaggtga